From Lagenorhynchus albirostris chromosome 15, mLagAlb1.1, whole genome shotgun sequence, one genomic window encodes:
- the MYL11 gene encoding myosin regulatory light chain 11 → MAPKKARRKAVAEGGSSNVFSMFDQTQIQEFKEAFTVIDQNRDGIIDKEDLRDTFAAMGRLNVKNEELDDMMKEASGPINFTVFLTMFGEKLKGADPEDVITGAFKVLDPEGKGTIKKQFLEELLTTQCDRFTREEITNMWAAFPPDVGGNVDYKNICYVITHGDAKDQE, encoded by the exons ATG GCACCCAAGAAGGCCAGGAGAAAGGCAGTGGCAGAGGGCGGAAGCTCCAATGTCTTCTCCATGTTCGATCAGACCCAGATCCAGGAGTTCAAGGAG GCCTTCACAGTAATTGACCAGAATCGTGATGGCATTATCGACAAGGAGGACCTGCGGGACACCTTCGCAGCCATGG GGCGTCTCAATGTGAAGAATGAGGAGCTAGATGACATGATGAAGGAAGCCAGTGGGCCCATCAACTTCACTGTCTTCCTGACCATGTTTGGGGAGAAGCTCAAAG GTGCCGACCCTGAGGATGTGATCACTGGAGCCTTCAAGGTCCTGGACCCTGAGGGGAAGGGCACCATCAAGAAGCAGTT CCTGGAGGAGCTGCTTACCACGCAGTGTGACCGCTTCACCCGCGAAGAG ATCACGAATATGTGGGCGGCCTTCCCCCCCGACGTGGGCGGCAACGTAGACTACAAGAACATATGCTACGTCATCACGCATGGCGACGCCAAGGACCAGGAGTAG